A DNA window from Drosophila biarmipes strain raj3 chromosome 2R, RU_DBia_V1.1, whole genome shotgun sequence contains the following coding sequences:
- the LOC108030095 gene encoding uncharacterized protein LOC108030095 isoform X5, protein MDLSLERDSSALGSLFQQIINDMKNTSPLWEDFVAKAGKLHTCLRAAIQAIAAYLDAFQKIADAATNSRGASKEIGTALTRVCLRHKAVETRLKTFTSAIMDCLVQPLQDKIEDWKRTVATIDKDHAKEYKRCRSELKKRSSDTLRLQKKARKGQTDGLQSLMDSHMQDVTLRRAELEDVEKKSLRAAMVEERLRYCSFVHMLQPVVHEECEVMSELGHLQEAMQSIALVTKEPSVLPQASEELIHDAKASINLYPESPGGGSGSQGGGCSNSLGSRKSSVCSISSMNSSGSSNSPGHHHYPRSLSQTSNAANQTASVSTWPPHSQDVVDNLPPTADRPHTISTAYEKGHQRPPLTVYTFQNPETIHESGSCLNNGSGPPNGQPSSGQATPATQKSPAASLSRPPLPVKPAHVRCSSLERPLSAQSNHRQGSGSNLLQRQCPSPIPAHITKELSAAHHAQQQQSQQPQTPPTYVNMSELATMAALKLTNQQQQQKPSPPPLQQQSSIDSTGSQHSNDSSGSHQLLQQQHHQQQQQHHSQPNHHSATATRSHSISSTASSLHSHPSIDSTVACGSLVGQPNHSTSTNTNTTSPSSGSSTPQNHYSPLLTNSPTSTAAGTPSGSSVGPGSALGFVYQVSSPTPPSSEVLKITEQTAAGQDQGSVNSGVEDADERSRASVLQKASMFEKAAAAAAVSPPAPNQSPAASSPASGGGGRRSEAEQQEMDKSFEDSIQALNNLIGELDSFQREIDEGKGKPVSSIISSSNNNNTTTSSNSSSDNNNLPATNSHIEPCAISNQTNSSGCGTDISDTTSDELAGDEMDARRQDRDRDMLGASDSELSRCYVSETSSLTGGLTAGGYENPTFAHFVANANREDVVSLDASDSVCLGQPRHAYVDTCSDSGSAVVVIYDHQIPNTPDIEFVKQNSEIVVLRTKDPQPQTLQLHEMRELQQLPANLAGSPDSSPDSSGGQAPATATVAPAKQRLSSFRATSEQQLQLLGRGSPQRGKATGEQAAQDQHFPAQAQPQQQQQQDSDGISQPVDPIRRQLPPKPTNLSIFNGPAPSVGDRPLVPRKSDFKADLDAKIRRQKQKVKQQLQQQQQQQQQSPQQQQAPQEPQHSPQSPPTRNCNVTNSPAANVTASASASASASAFTDQTHRMPIQSQTATFNHKQCKTPATMALSSPSSPSRGHLASALSSSSLSSLPLPATTSSPSNAPPSMLPASDHRPPAHPYVCSTAPANPHHANSFGNANASLKPCITPRPASLSGGGAGGGSTRIARRSSINQAKPPPPVRRSSSVTPSPNASVGLQHQQPQQQQHANLLQQNHQLSSSSEHLPPPPAFMLDAVPQMPSSALKVSETVRALAAMRHQPASPVSLRRMQQQQQQQQQQQLHQQHVQQQQQPLLQSVHHNPLNDDPTVYYDSYLDLHAYAQALANGQQMSQQQRLTHQQQQQQNHYLQQQQQNHYLQQQQLQHQPAQQPPVYQAPPPVDATFRTSSPAAGGGGGGIYAQPKLVNSMSSFRTSSPSPNGHAHPLPPTQPKTNPNLIAQLNARLSGKQQQPHQQQQQQQVEGIYGNQQAPGGESIYMRSGLSMSQPPQQQHYDGKSSNQMQQQQHRIYASFGTSSSAKSSAPVANSSTKQPSILTPTASFNALPHFPLSSSTSSLLSKVGSFSNSSSASASPPPTAAASGSANSHYQPPQPPTAAVAGSKDFAIYSSSFTKNPAAAQAPNMRQAHSHQQQQQQQHYTCPPPLEDPPPPPIYAAGASATMPKKMARPPTGQQNAHAAHPSAYAAATATLPKNMVQQQQRLQQQQHQQQQYQQPAGLGIGNGNGNGHLAQRPQLPLPQQKLRAAQQQHLAEQQQQHQQRQPPIPSRHSSVQQKIFVSTNPFIQTTAVKFHSPSASPTCGSPVTGSGSGSGSLASIYATTSRGGHHQQQQQHAHQQQLQHQQQQHYYRDVAGGNSNGGNAYYNHNAHAHSQAHHSNYATSTNIEKTGSIRAKTKAEFLENLNAKLAKQGMSGRAFAVRNLINSKALMYQNRQNLSRPSAQYRRPPTYPNTSTAMNATCEDQC, encoded by the exons AACACTTCGCCACTGTGGGAGGACTTTGTGGCTAAGGCCGGAAAACTGCACACATGCTTGAG GGCCGCCATCCAGGCAATCGCCGCCTATTTGGATGCCTTCCAAAAGATAGCCGATGCGGCGACCAATTCAAGAG GCGCCTCCAAGGAGATCGGCACTGCCCTGACCCGCGTCTGCCTGCGGCACAAGGCCGTGGAGACGCGTCTGAAGACCTTCACCAGCGCCATCATGGATTGCCTGGTGCAGCCGCTGCAGGACAAGATCGAGGACTGGAAGCGCACGGTGGCCACCATCGACAAGGACCATGCCAAAGAGTACAAGCGCTGTCGCAGCGAGCTGAAGAAGCGCTCCAGCGACACACTGCGCCTGCAGAAGAAGGCTCGCAAGGGGCAGACGGATGGGCTGCAGTCCCTGATGGACTCCCACATGCAGGATGTCACCCTGCGGCGGGCTGAGCTGGAGGATGTGGAGAAGAAGTCTTTGCGTGCGGCCATGGTGGAGGAGCGGCTGCGCTACTGCAGCTTTGTCCACATGCTGCAGCCGGTGGTGCACGAGGAGTGCGAGGTCATGTCCGAGCTGGGTCATCTTCAG GAGGCCATGCAGTCGATCGCCCTGGTCACGAAGGAGCCCAGTGTGCTACCCCAGGCCTCCGAGGAGCTCATCCACGATGCCAAGGCCAGCATTAATCTGTACCCAGAGTCGCCGGGCGGAGGTTCTGGGTCGCAGGGCGGTGGATGCTCCAACTCGCTGGGCTCTCGAAAGAGCTCCGTTTGCTCCATCAGCAGCATGAACAGCAGCGGCTCGAGCAACTCGCCGGGACACCACCACTATCCGCGCTCCCTGTCGCAG ACTTCGAATGCAGCGAATCAGACGGCAAGTGTATCCACCTGGCCCCCACATTCCCAGGACGTGGTGGACAACCTGCCACCGACCGCCGACCGTCCGCACACCATTTCGACGGCCTACGAGAAGGGTCACCAGCGTCCGCCGCTGACCGTCTACACGTTCCAGAACCCGGAGACCATTCACGAGTCGGGAAGCTGCCTGAACAACGGATCCGGGCCCCCCAATGGTCAGCCCTCGTCGGGACAGGCCACGCCGGCCACCCAGAAGTCTCCGGCTGCCTCACTTAGTCGGCCGCCCTTGCCAGTT AAGCCAGCCCACGTG CGCTGTTCCTCGCTGGAGCGACCGCTTTCGGCCCAGAGTAACCACCGCCAGGGAAGCGGGAGCAACCTGCTGCAGCGCCAGTGCCCCTCACCGATTCCGGCTCATATCACGAAAG AGCTGTCCGCAGCACACCatgcacagcagcagcaaagccAGCAGCCCCAGACGCCGCCCACCTATGTGAACATGTCCGAGCTGGCCACCATGGCGGCCTTGAAGCTGAccaaccagcagcagcagcagaagcccTCTCCACCGCCCCTGCAGCAGCAGAGCTCCATCGATTCGACCGGCTCCCAGCATTCCAACGACTCCTCCGGCTCGCATcagctcctccagcagcagcaccatcagcagcagcagcagcatcactCGCAGCCGAATCACCACTCAGCCACCGCCACACGCTCCCATTCCATATCCTCGACGGCCTCGTCACTGCACTCGCATCCGTCGATCGACTCCACCGTCGCTTGCGGCTCGTTGGTGGGCCAGCCCAACCACAGCACCAGCACCAACACGAACACCACCTCGCCGTCCAGTGGCAGCTCCACGCCACAGAACCATTACTCGCCCCTGCTAACCAACTCCCCCACGTCCACTGCCGCAGGTACTCCGAGCGGCAGCAGTGTAGGTCCCGGTTCCGCACTGGGATTTGTCTACCAGGTCAGCTCCCCGACGCCTCCATCCAGCGAGGTGCTGAAGATCACCGAGCAGACGGCAGCTGGGCAGGATCAGGGGTCGGTGAACAGCGGCGTAGAGGATGCAGATGAGCGGTCGCGGGCCTCTGTTCTGCAGAAGGCCTCCATGTTCGagaaggcagcagcagcggcagcggtcTCGCCCCCGGCTCCGAATCAGTCACCAGCAGCATCTTCTCCAGCTTCGGGGGGCGGAGGACGACGATCCGAGGCGGAGCAGCAGGAAATGG ACAAGTCTTTCGAAGATTCAATACAAGcactaaataatttaattggcgAACTAGACTCGTTCCAACGCGAGATCGATGAGGGCAAGGGCAAGCCGGTGAGCAGCAtaatcagcagcagcaacaacaacaatacgacgaccagcagcaacagcagcagcgacaacaacaacctGCCCGCCACCAACAGCCACATCGAGCCCTGCGCCATCAGCAATCAGACAAATTCGAGCGGCTGCGGCACGGACATATCGGACACCACCTCCGACGAACTGGCCGGCGACGAAATGGACGCCAGGCGGcaggatcgggatcgggacaTGCTGGGCGCCAGCGATTCGGAGCTGAGTCGCTGCTATGTGAGCGAGACGAGTTCGCTGACCGGTGGCCTAACGGCCGGCGGCTATGAGAATCCCACCTTTGCGCACTTTGTGGCCAATGCGAACCGGGAGGATGTCGTTTCGCTGGATGCCTCCGACAGCGTCTGTCTGGGCCAACCGCGCCACGCCTACGTGGACACGTGCAGCGACAGCGGCAGTGCCGTGGTGGTGATCTACGATCATCAGATACCCAACACCCCTGACATTGAGTTCGTGAAGCAGAACTCGGAGATCGTGGTGCTGCGGACGAAGGATCCGCAGCCGCAAACCCTGCAGCTGCACGAGATGCgcgagctgcagcagctgccggCCAATCTGGCCGGTTCGCCGGACTCCTCGCCGGACTCGTCTGGTGGCCAGGCACCGGCGACAGCAACTGTGGCGCCCGCCAAGCAGCGACTCTCCTCGTTTCGCGCCACCAgtgagcagcagctgcagctcctcGGACGCGGAAGTCCGCAAAGAGGTAAAGCAACCGGTGAGCAGGCGGCACAGGACCAGCATTTCCCAGCACAGGCCCaaccccagcagcagcagcagcaggataGTGATGGCATTAGCCAGCCAGTAGATCCCATAAGGCGGCAGCTGCCGCCCAAGCCCACCAACTTGAGCATTTTCAATGGGCCCGCGCCCAGTGTGGGAGATAGGCCCCTGGTGCCCCGAAAGTCGGACTTTAAGGCCGATCTAGACGCGAAAATACGCAGGCAAAAGCAGAAGGTTAAacagcagttgcagcagcaacagcagcagcagcaacaatcgccgcagcagcagcaagcaCCACAAGAACCGCAACACTCACCACAGTCGCCCCCAACCAGAAACTGTAATGTCACTAATAGCCCAGCCGCCAATGTTactgcatccgcatccgcatctgcatctgcatctgcattcACCGACCAAACTCATAGAATGCCAATCCAAAGTCAGACAGCCACATTCAATCACAAGCAATGCAAGACGCCCGCAACTATGGCCCTGTCATCGCCATCGTCACCATCTCGCGGCCATCTAGCATCCGCATTATCATCGTCATCGCTATCGTCATTACCATTACCAGCCACCACATCATCGCCATCAAATGCTCCGCCATCGATGTTGCCCGCCAGTGACCACCGACCACCCGCCCATCCATATGTGTGCTCCACTGCCCCAGCCAATCCCCATCATGCCAATAGCTTTGGCAATGCCAATGCCAGTCTCAAGCCGTGCATTACGCCCCGGCCGGCCTCGTTGTCGG gaggaggagcaggcggtGGCTCCACGCGCATCGCACGTCGTTCGTCCATCAACCAGGCCAAGCCACCGCCGCCAGTGAGACGCAGCTCGTCGGTGACCCCCAGTCCCAATGCCTCGGTCGGG CTGCAGCACCAGCaaccacaacagcaacagcacgcCAATCTGCTGCAGCAGAATCACCAGCTAAGCAGCTCCAGCGAGCACTTGCCACCGCCGCCGGCCTTCATGCTGGACGCCGTGCCCCAGATGCCCAGCTCAGCGCTGAAGGTGTCGGAGACGGTGAGAGCCCTGGCAGCCATGCGGCACCAGCCGGCATCGCCTGTGTCGCTCAGAcgcatgcagcagcagcagcagcaacagcagcagcaacagctacACCAGCAACacgtgcagcagcagcagcaaccccTCCTGCAG TCTGTGCACCACAATCCCCTGAACGATGACCCGACCGTCTACTACGACTCCTACTTGGACCTGCACGCCTATGCCCAGGCCCTGGCCAATGGCCAGCAGATGTCCCAGCAGCAACGCTTAacccaccagcagcagcagcagcaaaatcactatctgcagcagcagcagcaaaatcactatctgcagcagcagcagctgcaacatCAGCCAGCGCAACAACCGCCTGTTTATCAAGCGCCGCCGCCTGTCGATGCC ACGTTCCGCACTTCATCACCAGCCGCTGGCGGAGGGGGCGGCGGCATCTACGCCCAGCCCAAGCTGGTCAACAGCATGTCCAGCTTCCGCACCAGCAGCCCCAGTCCCAACGGACACGCTCACCCACTGCCACCGACACAGCCAAAGACGAATCCGAACCTAATTGCACAGCTCAATGCACGACTCAGCggcaagcagcagcagccgcaccagcagcagcagcagcagcaggtcgAGGGGATCTATGGCAACCAACAGGCGCCCGGAGGAGAGTCCATCTACATGCGCAGTGGCTTGTCCATGTCGCAGccgccacagcagcaacactatGACGGTAAATCATCAAAccaaatgcagcagcagcagcatagAATTTACGCTAGTTTCGGCACCTCATCATCAGCAAAGTCATCGGCCCCTGTGGCGAACAGCAGCACTAAACAACCGTCCATTCTAACACCGACCGCCTCTTTCAATGCATTGCCCCACTTCCCCCTGTCTTCATCCACATCATCGTTGCTATCCAAAGTAGGCTCATTCTCGAACTCttcatccgcatccgcatccccaCCGCCAACGGCAGCGGCCTCCGGCTCGGCCAACTCGCATTATCAGCCACCGCAGCCGCCGACAGCAGCAGTTGCTGGCAGCAAAGACTTTGCCATCTACTCAAGTTCGTTTACCAAAAATCCAGCAGCTGCGCAAGCGCCGAACATGCGACAGGCCCATtcccatcagcagcagcaacagcagcagcactacACCTGCCCGCCTCCACTGGAGGATCCCCCACCGCCGCCCATTTACGCCGCCGGCGCATCGGCCACGATGCCCAAGAAGATGGCCCGCCCGCCCACTGGCCAGCAGAATGCGCATGCGGCCCACCCGAGCGCCTATGCGGCAGCCACGGCCACGCTGCCCAAGAACatggtgcagcagcagcagcgcttgcagcaacagcaacaccagcagcagcaatatcAACAGCCGGCAGGCCTGGGCattggcaatggcaatggcaatggccaCTTGGCTCAGCGTCCGCAGTTGCCGCTGCCCCAGCAGAAGCTGCGGGctgcacagcagcaacacttggcggagcagcagcagcagcatcagcaacgCCAGCCGCCCATACCTTCACGCCACTCGAGTGTGCAGCAAAAGATATTCGTCTCGACAAACCCATTCATACAGACAACGGCCGTCAAGTTTCACTCGCCCTCTGCCTCGCCCACTTGCGGCTCGCCAGTAACTGGATCTGGGTCGGGATCTGGGTCCCTGGCCAGCATTTACGCCACAACCTCGCGCGGAggccaccaccagcagcagcagcaacatgctcaccagcagcaactgcagcatcagcagcagcagcactacTATCGCGATGTTGCTGGGGGCAACAGCAATGGCGGCAATGCCTACTATAACCACAATGCCCATGCCCATTCCCAGGCACAtcattcaa ACTATGCCACAAGCACAAATATCGAAAAGACTGGCAGTATTCGGGCCAAGACCAAGGCCGAGTTCCTCGAGAATCTCAACGCGAAGCTGGCGAAGCAGGGAATGTCTGGACGAGCATTTGCCGTGCGAAATCTCATTAACAGCAAGGCCCTG ATGTATCAAAATCGGCAAAATCTATCGCGCCCCAGTGCGCAATACCGTAGACCACCCACCTATCCCAACACCAGCACGGCCATGAATGCCACTTGCGAAGATCAGTGCTAA